A single region of the Alteriqipengyuania flavescens genome encodes:
- a CDS encoding alkaline phosphatase D family protein: MMQSIAKNSLRTITMAAALSGAAACVSAPQEIASNGSAPEALRGYYAQLERATDLPRMTTPALDSSRAITRFAFGSCNHQQRSQDAWPVIGSFDPQLFLAIGDNVYADVGYRGAADLSTFVDAYRLQAGHAEFANFVGAVPTFATWDDHDFGPNDSGGSFFAKEWSETIFENFWASNDRVRSRPGVYDSFTAGPAGQRVQFIILDTRFFRTDLTEYPYQEERRPLGGYAFASNPGDSMLGAEQWRWLEQELAKPADLRIVVSSIQVLTEAHHFESWATMQLERQRLLQMLGNRAASGMILLSGDRHSGAFYRHRPEGMDEEFREFTSSSLNLAFVSDDADAREPDPRRSSPMITEENFGLLDIDWSARRVAMRLMDDEGQEIVGETYSF, encoded by the coding sequence ATGATGCAATCGATCGCCAAGAACTCCTTGCGCACGATCACAATGGCGGCGGCCCTCTCGGGGGCCGCCGCTTGCGTATCTGCGCCACAGGAAATTGCCTCCAACGGCTCCGCACCCGAGGCGCTGCGCGGCTATTACGCTCAGCTGGAACGCGCCACGGACCTGCCGCGGATGACCACGCCCGCGCTGGATAGCTCCCGCGCCATCACCCGCTTCGCCTTCGGCAGCTGCAACCACCAGCAACGCAGCCAGGACGCCTGGCCCGTCATCGGCAGCTTCGACCCCCAGCTGTTCCTCGCCATCGGCGACAACGTCTATGCCGATGTCGGATATCGCGGGGCGGCGGACCTTTCGACTTTCGTCGATGCCTACCGCCTGCAGGCGGGCCATGCGGAATTCGCAAACTTCGTCGGCGCAGTGCCCACGTTCGCCACGTGGGACGACCACGATTTCGGCCCCAACGATTCCGGCGGCAGCTTCTTTGCCAAGGAATGGTCGGAGACGATCTTCGAGAATTTCTGGGCCAGCAACGACCGGGTCCGGTCGCGTCCCGGCGTTTACGACAGCTTCACGGCCGGCCCCGCCGGGCAGCGCGTCCAGTTCATCATCCTCGACACACGCTTCTTCCGCACCGACCTGACCGAATACCCCTATCAGGAGGAGCGTCGCCCGCTCGGCGGCTATGCCTTCGCCAGCAACCCCGGCGACTCCATGCTGGGGGCGGAGCAGTGGCGCTGGCTTGAGCAGGAGCTGGCGAAACCTGCCGACCTGCGCATCGTCGTCTCCTCGATCCAGGTGCTGACCGAGGCGCATCATTTCGAAAGCTGGGCCACGATGCAGCTTGAACGGCAGCGTCTGCTGCAAATGCTGGGCAACCGCGCGGCATCGGGCATGATCCTGCTGTCGGGCGACCGTCATTCGGGCGCTTTCTATCGCCACCGGCCAGAGGGGATGGACGAGGAATTCCGCGAGTTTACCTCGTCCTCGCTCAACCTCGCTTTCGTCAGCGACGATGCCGACGCGCGGGAGCCCGATCCGCGCCGTTCATCCCCGATGATCACCGAGGAGAACTTCGGCCTGCTCGACATCGACTGGTCCGCCCGCCGCGTAGCGATGCGGCTGATGGACGACGAGGGGCAGGAAATCGTGGGCGAGACCTACAGCTTCTGA
- a CDS encoding lytic murein transglycosylase: MISITRQLLAFLSLALAPALALPIAASAQDMSFDAYMQIVAGKARAQGVSENTISSYLYSLTPNSRVIELDRAQPGSPSRSGYPAMAPYISTHVNPTRIGRGRDMYGATYQTLMQVEREYGVPGEIIMAIWGHETNYGGYRGNFDLARSLATLAWEGRRRDLFEGELIALLKIADRGMPRSKLVGSWAGAFGNPQFLPSVYLRLAVDGDGDGIANIFDNRTDTIHSIANYFRDSGWRPGIPWGVRAYVPSNVSPEAYATDLTSPVCERVHERHSQWKTVGEWKRLGIQPQRPLADDVLASLFAPDGPNAPQYLLTGNYRVILEYNCSNYYAMSVGLLADEISR; encoded by the coding sequence ATGATATCTATCACCCGCCAACTCCTCGCCTTTCTCTCCCTCGCTCTTGCCCCCGCTCTGGCTTTGCCGATCGCCGCTTCGGCGCAGGACATGAGCTTCGATGCCTATATGCAGATCGTCGCCGGCAAGGCGCGCGCGCAAGGGGTGAGCGAAAATACGATTTCCAGCTATCTTTACAGCCTGACGCCCAATTCCCGGGTGATCGAGCTCGACCGCGCGCAGCCCGGATCGCCGAGCCGGAGCGGCTATCCCGCCATGGCGCCCTATATCAGTACTCACGTCAACCCGACCCGCATCGGCCGCGGGCGCGATATGTATGGCGCGACATACCAGACACTGATGCAGGTCGAGCGCGAGTACGGCGTGCCGGGCGAGATCATCATGGCGATCTGGGGGCACGAGACAAATTACGGCGGCTATCGCGGCAATTTCGACCTCGCCCGTTCGCTCGCCACGCTGGCATGGGAAGGGCGCCGCCGCGACCTGTTCGAAGGCGAGCTGATCGCGCTGCTCAAGATCGCCGACCGCGGCATGCCGCGCTCCAAGCTTGTCGGAAGCTGGGCGGGCGCCTTCGGCAACCCGCAGTTCCTGCCGAGCGTCTATTTGCGCCTGGCGGTGGACGGGGACGGCGACGGCATCGCCAACATCTTCGACAACCGCACCGACACAATCCATTCCATCGCCAACTATTTCCGCGATTCCGGCTGGCGCCCGGGCATTCCGTGGGGCGTGCGCGCCTATGTGCCGAGCAATGTCTCCCCGGAAGCCTACGCAACCGACCTGACCTCTCCCGTGTGCGAGCGAGTGCACGAGCGGCACAGCCAGTGGAAGACGGTCGGCGAATGGAAACGGCTCGGCATCCAGCCCCAGCGCCCGCTGGCCGACGACGTGCTCGCCAGCCTGTTCGCGCCAGACGGACCCAACGCGCCGCAGTACCTCTTAACCGGAAATTACAGGGTTATCCTCGAATATAACTGCTCGAACTACTATGCGATGAGTGTGGGACTACTTGCAGATGAGATTTCCCGTTGA
- a CDS encoding sulfotransferase-like domain-containing protein gives MTIRIAMWSGPRNISTAMMRSFGARSDCAVSDEPFYGAYLKHSGAQHPMAAETIADMDCDWQSVLRAQSGKAPGGAPVWYQKHMPHHMVGPVSIDDMPGHRNAFLIRAPERVVASYRKKNELRSVEELGFAQVRDYFEREADRLGSAPPVVDSDAILAAPAAVLSKLCEALGIAWDPEMLGWAQGPHAEDGVWGAHWYDAVNASTGFGPPPGDMPDLDGEYARAAEACRADYEALARHAISA, from the coding sequence ATGACGATCCGCATTGCCATGTGGTCGGGCCCGCGCAATATCTCGACCGCGATGATGCGCAGCTTCGGCGCGCGAAGCGACTGCGCGGTATCGGACGAGCCGTTCTATGGCGCCTATCTGAAGCACAGCGGCGCGCAGCACCCGATGGCTGCGGAAACCATCGCCGACATGGATTGCGACTGGCAATCCGTGCTTCGCGCGCAGTCCGGGAAGGCGCCGGGCGGCGCACCCGTCTGGTACCAGAAGCACATGCCGCACCACATGGTCGGCCCGGTGTCCATCGATGACATGCCCGGCCACCGCAATGCTTTCCTGATCCGCGCGCCGGAGCGGGTCGTGGCGAGCTATCGCAAGAAGAACGAGCTGCGCAGCGTCGAGGAGCTCGGCTTTGCGCAGGTGCGCGACTATTTCGAGCGGGAGGCGGACCGGCTGGGAAGCGCGCCGCCGGTGGTCGATAGCGATGCCATCCTTGCCGCGCCTGCCGCCGTGCTTTCGAAACTGTGCGAGGCGCTGGGCATTGCATGGGACCCGGAAATGCTGGGCTGGGCCCAGGGGCCACATGCGGAAGACGGCGTGTGGGGCGCGCACTGGTACGATGCCGTGAATGCCTCGACCGGTTTCGGGCCGCCGCCGGGCGATATGCCCGATCTGGACGGCGAGTATGCGCGGGCGGCCGAGGCCTGCCGCGCGGATTACGAAGCGCTCGCGCGGCACGCTATCTCGGCTTGA
- a CDS encoding aminotransferase class IV: MEGRGTHSYLPDPRNAAILIDVNGEHLAREEAKVSVFDSGFMLGDGVWEGIRLHRGRLAFLDRHLDRLYRGAKAIAMDIGIDRAELERRLYAVLDANGMDDGGAHLRLMVTRGIRSTPYQDPRVVATPATIVIIPEWKEPAPETATRMLDLATVHVRRGYPDVQDPMLNSHSKLNCITACIQATQAGADEGLMLDPHGFVATCNSTHFFIVRDGEVWTSSGDYCLDGITRGVVLEIARAAGIPTFERNFSLTHVYGADEAFTTGTFAGVAPVGTVDGRVLGKERGPMVERLQQLYLERIGADVSARERPLRQSSAQA; this comes from the coding sequence GTGGAGGGGCGGGGCACCCACAGCTACCTGCCTGATCCGCGCAACGCGGCGATCCTGATCGATGTGAACGGGGAGCATCTTGCGCGCGAGGAAGCGAAGGTCAGCGTCTTCGACAGCGGGTTCATGCTGGGCGACGGCGTGTGGGAGGGTATCCGCCTCCACCGCGGCCGGCTGGCTTTCCTCGACCGGCACCTCGACCGCCTTTACCGCGGGGCGAAAGCCATCGCGATGGACATCGGGATCGACCGGGCGGAGCTGGAGCGGCGGCTTTACGCCGTGCTCGATGCCAACGGGATGGACGATGGCGGCGCGCACCTGCGGCTGATGGTGACCCGCGGCATCCGCTCCACGCCGTACCAGGACCCGCGCGTGGTGGCGACGCCGGCGACCATCGTCATCATCCCCGAATGGAAGGAGCCTGCACCGGAAACCGCGACCCGCATGCTCGATCTCGCCACGGTGCACGTGCGGCGCGGCTATCCCGATGTGCAGGACCCGATGCTGAATTCGCACAGCAAGCTGAACTGCATCACCGCCTGCATCCAGGCGACGCAGGCCGGCGCGGACGAGGGGCTGATGCTCGACCCCCACGGCTTCGTCGCCACCTGCAATTCCACCCACTTCTTCATCGTGCGCGATGGCGAGGTGTGGACCAGCAGCGGCGATTATTGCCTCGACGGGATCACCCGCGGCGTGGTGCTGGAAATCGCGCGGGCAGCGGGCATCCCGACCTTCGAACGCAATTTCTCCCTCACCCACGTCTACGGCGCGGACGAGGCCTTCACCACGGGCACCTTCGCCGGGGTGGCTCCGGTCGGCACGGTCGATGGCCGCGTGCTCGGCAAGGAGCGCGGGCCGATGGTGGAGCGCTTGCAGCAGCTTTATCTCGAGCGGATCGGCGCCGACGTTTCGGCACGGGAGCGCCCCCTTCGGCAAAGCTCGGCACAGGCATGA
- a CDS encoding TonB-dependent receptor, whose amino-acid sequence MKLKYLLATGVAGIGMSFSSAAYAQSTGSVDFEEEDNTIVVTGALETDVGGVEIPDTPKAKQVLDEEIIRRQRPGQTVNDIINLVPGVSFQNNDPWGSSGGGFTIRGFGADRVSQTVDGIPLNDSGNYALYTNQQVDPEVLEQVNVNLGVTDVDSPTASAAGGTVNLRTRVPGDELDAVVTVTFGDVLAEGSGSRPYRRAFGMIDTGDFTGAGTKAFVSGSITKYDNPFNNYGEVEKQQYNARIYQELGGGDFVSIAGHYNQNRNNFFGSFPILALRDLVENFEGEDRFYNINYPCQIPETQLGGSFGAGTPNVADTWSDSSSSGNCGVEFDRRYNPSNTGNIRGSSLITLSDRLTLTIDPSYQYVKANGGGVEDLREGFANRGGVDYTGFVSGGYYYGRDLNNDGDLLDRVAGLDPSQTQTDRYGVVSNLIFDLDDYNRFRVAYTWDRARHRQTGQTTFLFPNGEPYDVFAVNDPLLTSDGFELNKRDRLSYAILHQVSGEYRGEFGDLTTQIGLRVPFFTRELNQNCYTTTASGFVDCLGDQDTTAYEAANPNAVAPVSRTYNYDDVLPNVGLTYAFGDASVFANYAKGLSVPGTDPLYDSLFFGDAESAQPVPETTDSFDAGLRFGSGSLTGQLAGWYTRYNNRLATAYDPVLDEFLFRNLGRVDKYGLDASLAWSPTRNTLLYVFGSLNESEIKEDVQDDAGDFLATAGNRESGTPNYTLGARGQISLGPVELGAQVKYTGERFVNDLNEETIPGYTLVDLDARILLAEYLPGREAAIQINVTNVFDEVFVGYFGGSLDGVPFAQIGAPRAGSISLVFGF is encoded by the coding sequence ATGAAGCTCAAGTATCTCCTCGCAACGGGCGTCGCCGGGATCGGCATGTCCTTCTCCAGTGCCGCCTATGCGCAATCGACCGGTTCGGTGGATTTCGAAGAAGAAGACAACACAATCGTCGTCACCGGCGCTCTGGAAACCGATGTCGGCGGGGTTGAGATTCCCGATACGCCGAAGGCCAAGCAGGTTCTCGACGAAGAGATCATCCGCCGCCAGCGTCCGGGCCAGACGGTCAACGATATCATCAATCTCGTTCCGGGTGTCAGCTTCCAGAACAACGACCCGTGGGGTTCGTCGGGTGGTGGCTTCACCATCCGCGGCTTCGGTGCCGATCGAGTTTCCCAGACCGTCGACGGCATTCCGCTGAACGATTCGGGCAACTACGCCCTCTACACCAACCAGCAGGTCGATCCCGAAGTGCTGGAACAGGTCAACGTCAACCTCGGTGTGACGGATGTCGATAGCCCCACCGCATCGGCTGCCGGCGGCACGGTCAACCTGCGCACCCGCGTGCCGGGCGACGAACTCGATGCAGTTGTCACTGTTACCTTCGGCGACGTGCTGGCAGAGGGTTCGGGCAGCCGCCCCTACCGTCGCGCGTTCGGCATGATCGATACCGGGGATTTCACGGGCGCAGGCACGAAGGCGTTCGTCTCCGGTTCGATCACCAAATACGACAACCCGTTCAACAACTATGGTGAAGTCGAGAAACAGCAGTACAACGCGCGAATTTACCAGGAGCTGGGTGGCGGCGACTTCGTTTCGATCGCCGGTCACTATAACCAGAACCGCAACAACTTCTTCGGCAGCTTCCCGATCCTCGCCCTGCGCGATCTGGTCGAGAATTTCGAAGGCGAAGACCGTTTCTACAACATCAACTATCCGTGCCAGATTCCCGAAACCCAGCTCGGCGGTTCGTTCGGTGCGGGGACGCCCAATGTCGCGGATACATGGTCGGACAGCAGCAGCAGCGGCAATTGCGGCGTCGAATTCGATCGTCGTTATAACCCGTCGAACACCGGCAATATCCGCGGCTCGTCGCTGATTACGCTTTCGGATCGCCTGACCCTGACTATCGATCCGAGCTATCAGTACGTCAAGGCTAACGGCGGCGGTGTAGAAGACCTTCGCGAAGGCTTCGCCAATCGTGGCGGTGTGGACTACACCGGCTTCGTCAGTGGCGGATACTATTACGGTCGCGACCTCAACAACGACGGTGACCTGCTCGACCGTGTTGCCGGTCTTGATCCCAGCCAGACCCAGACCGATCGTTACGGCGTTGTGTCGAACCTAATTTTCGATCTCGACGATTACAATCGCTTCCGCGTCGCTTACACGTGGGATCGTGCGCGTCATCGCCAGACCGGTCAGACCACGTTCCTCTTCCCGAATGGCGAGCCCTACGATGTGTTTGCGGTCAACGATCCGCTGCTCACCTCCGACGGCTTCGAACTGAACAAGCGCGATCGCCTGTCCTACGCGATCCTTCATCAGGTTTCGGGCGAGTATCGCGGCGAATTCGGCGATCTGACCACGCAAATCGGTCTGCGCGTTCCGTTCTTCACGCGCGAACTGAACCAGAATTGCTATACGACGACGGCTTCGGGCTTCGTCGACTGCCTGGGCGATCAGGACACCACCGCGTACGAGGCCGCCAATCCGAATGCCGTCGCACCGGTTTCGCGCACGTACAATTACGACGATGTACTGCCCAACGTCGGCTTGACCTACGCCTTCGGAGATGCGTCCGTCTTCGCCAATTACGCCAAGGGTCTTTCGGTACCTGGCACCGATCCGCTGTATGACTCGCTGTTCTTCGGCGACGCGGAGTCGGCACAGCCGGTTCCTGAAACGACTGACAGTTTCGATGCAGGCCTGCGGTTCGGTTCGGGTTCGCTCACCGGTCAGCTGGCCGGTTGGTACACCCGGTACAACAACCGCCTCGCGACCGCTTACGACCCGGTGCTCGACGAATTCCTGTTCCGTAACCTCGGCCGGGTCGATAAATACGGCCTTGATGCGTCGTTGGCTTGGAGCCCGACCCGCAACACGCTGCTCTACGTTTTCGGTTCGCTCAACGAATCCGAAATCAAGGAAGACGTGCAGGATGATGCCGGCGATTTCCTCGCTACCGCCGGAAACCGCGAAAGCGGCACGCCGAACTACACTCTCGGTGCTCGCGGCCAGATTTCGCTGGGTCCGGTGGAGCTTGGCGCACAGGTGAAATACACCGGCGAACGCTTCGTCAACGACCTGAACGAAGAAACGATTCCAGGGTACACCCTGGTAGATCTCGACGCTCGTATCCTGTTGGCAGAGTATCTCCCCGGCCGCGAAGCCGCGATCCAGATCAACGTAACGAACGTGTTCGATGAAGTCTTCGTTGGCTACTTCGGTGGCTCGCTTGACGGTGTCCCCTTTGCGCAGATCGGCGCGCCTCGGGCGGGCAGTATCTCGTTGGTCTTCGGCTTTTGA
- a CDS encoding NupC/NupG family nucleoside CNT transporter — protein MPVWLINILGIVAILAIAFLLSVGKRRIRLRIVGAAFALQALLAFLVLRTEWGRAAINGMARGVSALLGYADAGTAFLFGPPDTNPFVNTFALAALPVIIFFASIISILYHLGIMQRIVRWVGGAIGWITGISRVEALASAANIFVGQSESPLVVRPYLAALTPSRLFTLMSVGMAGVAGTILAAYAGLLGSEFLPYLLAAAFMSAPGGILMAKIIMPDDGEPSAAAEGELALPNKRVSGEGPAAITERHASHDHELAEATADDERASNIIEAAAQGAQTGLKLAVAVGAMVLAFVALVALANGLLGGIGGWFGYPDLSFQVILGTIFAPVMWLLGIPWGEAQVAGGLFGTKIVLNEFVAFIELKDLAEGALSERSRAIAIFALCGFANFSSIAIQMAVTGGLAPNQRPVIARLGLRALAAGSLANLMSAALAGLMLA, from the coding sequence GTGCCCGTCTGGCTGATCAATATTCTCGGTATCGTGGCGATCCTGGCGATCGCGTTCCTGCTGTCGGTCGGCAAGCGGCGGATCCGCCTGCGGATCGTGGGCGCGGCCTTTGCGCTGCAGGCATTGCTCGCCTTTCTGGTCTTGCGCACCGAATGGGGGCGCGCGGCAATCAACGGGATGGCGCGGGGCGTCTCCGCGTTGCTCGGCTATGCCGATGCGGGCACGGCGTTCCTGTTCGGGCCGCCCGATACCAACCCCTTCGTGAACACCTTCGCGCTGGCGGCATTACCCGTCATCATCTTCTTCGCCTCGATCATTTCGATCCTGTACCACCTCGGCATCATGCAGCGGATCGTGCGCTGGGTGGGCGGGGCGATCGGCTGGATCACCGGAATCAGCCGGGTGGAGGCGCTCGCCAGCGCGGCCAACATTTTCGTCGGCCAGTCCGAAAGCCCGCTGGTGGTCCGGCCCTATCTCGCCGCCCTTACGCCCAGCCGCCTGTTCACCCTGATGAGCGTCGGCATGGCGGGTGTCGCAGGCACGATCCTTGCCGCCTACGCCGGCCTGCTTGGTTCGGAATTCCTGCCTTACCTTCTGGCCGCCGCCTTCATGTCTGCGCCCGGCGGCATCCTGATGGCGAAGATCATCATGCCGGACGACGGCGAGCCCAGCGCCGCAGCGGAAGGCGAGCTTGCCTTGCCGAACAAGCGGGTCAGCGGGGAAGGGCCGGCGGCCATTACCGAGCGCCATGCTTCGCACGACCACGAACTGGCGGAAGCCACGGCCGACGACGAGCGCGCATCCAACATCATCGAGGCTGCGGCACAAGGCGCGCAGACCGGCCTCAAGCTGGCGGTGGCGGTCGGCGCGATGGTGCTGGCTTTCGTCGCCCTGGTCGCGCTGGCCAACGGGCTGCTCGGCGGGATCGGCGGCTGGTTCGGCTATCCCGACCTTTCCTTCCAGGTGATCCTCGGCACTATCTTCGCGCCCGTCATGTGGCTGCTCGGCATTCCCTGGGGGGAGGCCCAGGTCGCAGGCGGGCTGTTCGGCACCAAGATCGTCCTCAACGAATTCGTCGCCTTCATCGAGCTCAAGGACCTGGCCGAAGGCGCGCTGAGCGAACGCAGCCGTGCAATCGCCATCTTCGCCCTGTGCGGCTTTGCCAATTTCAGCTCGATCGCGATCCAGATGGCGGTGACCGGCGGGCTTGCGCCCAACCAGCGCCCGGTTATCGCGCGGCTTGGCCTGCGCGCGCTGGCGGCCGGTTCGCTCGCCAATTTGATGAGCGCGGCGCTTGCAGGTCTGATGCTGGCGTAA
- a CDS encoding isopenicillin N synthase family dioxygenase, translating into MTQIASVSLANPLEDLADELGRSFSEYGFAIVRDHGIDQDLIARAEAKSREFFALPGATKRAYKIEGGGGARGYTPFGTEKAKDASIHDLKEFWHVGRDLPEGDPLAEFMPPNVWPGEVDGFEDTFRELYAQFEEAGAKILSAIAIHLGLERDWFAPTVDKGNSVMRLLHYPPVEGSEGAIRAAAHEDINTITLLLGAEEAGLELKSREGEWIPVSPPPGALAVNIGDMLQRLTNYRLRSTTHRVVNPVGEAARRSRYSMPFFLHFRPDFRIEPLASCVVEGDEAPEPISSHDYLMERLREINLA; encoded by the coding sequence ATGACCCAGATTGCCTCCGTTTCGCTCGCCAACCCGCTCGAAGACCTTGCCGACGAGCTCGGCCGCAGCTTTTCCGAATACGGCTTTGCCATCGTCCGCGACCACGGAATCGACCAGGACCTGATCGCCCGCGCCGAAGCGAAGAGCCGCGAATTCTTCGCGCTGCCGGGCGCAACCAAGCGCGCCTACAAGATCGAAGGCGGCGGCGGGGCGCGCGGTTACACGCCGTTCGGCACGGAAAAGGCCAAGGACGCCTCGATCCACGACCTGAAGGAATTCTGGCACGTGGGCCGCGACTTGCCCGAAGGCGACCCGCTTGCCGAATTCATGCCGCCCAACGTCTGGCCGGGCGAGGTGGACGGCTTCGAGGACACGTTCCGCGAGCTTTACGCCCAGTTCGAGGAAGCCGGCGCCAAGATCCTCTCGGCCATCGCCATCCATCTCGGCCTGGAAAGGGACTGGTTCGCGCCCACGGTGGACAAGGGCAATTCGGTCATGCGCCTGCTCCACTATCCGCCCGTCGAAGGCAGCGAGGGGGCGATCCGTGCTGCCGCGCATGAGGACATCAATACGATCACCCTGCTGCTCGGCGCGGAAGAGGCCGGCCTCGAACTCAAGAGCAGGGAAGGGGAGTGGATCCCCGTCTCCCCGCCGCCGGGCGCTCTGGCCGTAAACATCGGTGACATGCTGCAGCGCCTGACCAATTACCGCCTGCGTTCGACCACGCACCGCGTGGTCAACCCCGTGGGCGAAGCTGCCCGTCGCTCGCGCTATTCGATGCCCTTCTTCCTGCACTTCCGGCCAGATTTCCGGATCGAACCGCTGGCAAGCTGCGTGGTCGAAGGCGACGAAGCACCGGAACCGATTAGCAGCCACGATTACCTGATGGAACGCCTGCGCGAGATCAACCTGGCCTGA
- a CDS encoding DUF819 family protein encodes MISDDRIIFGLLAAVLAFVFATRGRAGWAKFYTFVPIILVCYLVPSLMVTFGLIDVSESQLWPAAKDYFLPAALFLMTLSIDMKGIISLGPKALIMFGTATLGIIIGGPIALWTVAQFDPSIIGTGDTAAWRGLATLAGSWIGGGANQTAMLEVYGYDESRYAALIAVDIIVANIWMVFLLYGAGASERVDRWLGADSSAIDRLRDKMADYTASVERVASANDLVLLLGATFAVVGLSHLVGTGLEAFFADLLGPESVLASSFFWVVVVATTLGLGASFTRARDLEGVGASKFGTVFIFMLVVIIGTKMNILQLGDAPGFMAVGLIWMLVHVFVLLAVAKIIRAPFFFVAVGSKANVGGAASAPVVAAAFHPALAPVGVLLAVLGYAVGTYGAIICAEMMRAIG; translated from the coding sequence GTGATTTCAGACGACCGGATCATCTTCGGGCTGCTCGCAGCCGTGCTCGCCTTCGTATTCGCGACGCGGGGCCGCGCGGGCTGGGCGAAGTTCTATACTTTCGTGCCGATCATCCTCGTCTGCTATCTCGTGCCTTCGCTGATGGTGACCTTCGGGCTGATCGATGTGAGCGAAAGCCAGCTGTGGCCCGCTGCCAAGGACTATTTCCTGCCCGCCGCGCTGTTCCTGATGACGCTCAGCATCGACATGAAGGGCATCATCAGCCTGGGGCCGAAGGCGCTCATCATGTTCGGCACGGCGACGCTCGGCATCATCATCGGCGGGCCCATCGCGCTGTGGACGGTCGCGCAGTTCGACCCCTCGATCATCGGTACCGGCGATACCGCGGCATGGCGCGGGCTTGCCACGCTGGCGGGCAGCTGGATCGGCGGCGGCGCGAACCAGACCGCCATGCTGGAAGTCTATGGCTACGACGAGAGCCGCTATGCCGCGCTGATCGCGGTCGACATCATCGTCGCGAACATCTGGATGGTGTTCCTGCTTTACGGCGCCGGCGCCAGCGAGCGGGTGGACCGCTGGCTCGGCGCCGACAGCAGCGCCATCGACCGGCTGCGCGACAAGATGGCCGACTACACCGCCTCGGTCGAGCGGGTGGCCAGTGCCAACGATCTGGTCCTGCTGCTGGGCGCGACCTTTGCCGTGGTCGGCCTGTCACACCTCGTGGGTACGGGGCTGGAAGCGTTTTTCGCCGATCTGCTCGGCCCCGAAAGCGTGCTCGCCAGCAGCTTCTTCTGGGTCGTGGTCGTCGCCACCACGCTGGGCCTGGGTGCCAGTTTCACGCGGGCGCGCGACCTCGAAGGCGTGGGCGCATCGAAGTTCGGCACGGTATTCATCTTCATGCTGGTCGTGATCATCGGCACGAAGATGAACATCCTGCAGCTGGGCGATGCGCCGGGTTTCATGGCGGTCGGGCTGATCTGGATGCTGGTGCATGTGTTCGTGCTACTCGCGGTCGCCAAGATCATCCGCGCGCCGTTCTTCTTCGTCGCGGTGGGCAGCAAGGCCAATGTGGGCGGCGCGGCTTCCGCCCCGGTCGTCGCCGCAGCATTCCATCCGGCGCTGGCCCCGGTCGGCGTGCTGCTGGCCGTCCTCGGCTATGCCGTTGGGACCTATGGCGCGATCATCTGCGCGGAGATGATGCGCGCGATCGGTTAG
- a CDS encoding SPOR domain-containing protein → MRFPVERFARLSILALSTSLAACASGAGTPETSYSAPLPRTGPAADYPLVVGEPYRIDGVLYEPVDVLNYDEVGYAAADDMGGEGMTIAHQTLPYPSYVEVTSLETGKTILARVERRGPMVNGRIAALSPGALTALGASDGTPVRIRRVNALEEDRALLRQGLAASSRMDTPMSLVEVLKRKLDAPASVPLRPTPPQQVAVAPSTAAPVPAPTVADNTAPVLAPLAVPQPSEPAEAAPPPASPASESAALFVQAASFSTDDRAARAASVLGGTVERSGRYFRVRTGPFANRGEAEASLAKVRAAGYSDARIVTTD, encoded by the coding sequence ATGAGATTTCCCGTTGAGCGTTTCGCGCGCCTGTCGATCCTGGCGTTAAGCACGTCGCTGGCCGCCTGTGCCAGCGGCGCGGGCACTCCGGAAACCTCGTATAGCGCCCCGCTGCCGCGCACGGGGCCGGCAGCCGATTACCCATTGGTCGTCGGCGAACCCTACCGGATCGACGGCGTGCTTTACGAACCCGTCGACGTCCTCAATTACGACGAAGTCGGCTATGCCGCTGCGGACGATATGGGCGGGGAGGGCATGACAATCGCCCACCAGACGCTGCCCTATCCCAGCTATGTCGAGGTCACATCGCTCGAAACCGGCAAGACGATCCTCGCGCGCGTGGAACGGCGCGGACCGATGGTGAACGGGCGCATCGCCGCCCTGTCGCCCGGTGCGCTGACGGCCTTGGGCGCGAGCGACGGCACGCCCGTGCGCATTCGCCGGGTCAACGCGCTGGAGGAAGACCGCGCCCTGCTGCGCCAGGGGCTGGCCGCCTCCTCCCGCATGGACACGCCGATGTCGCTGGTCGAGGTGCTGAAGCGCAAGCTCGATGCACCGGCCAGCGTCCCTTTGCGCCCCACGCCGCCGCAACAGGTCGCCGTGGCGCCGAGTACCGCCGCGCCCGTTCCTGCACCCACGGTAGCAGACAATACCGCCCCCGTACTGGCGCCGCTCGCCGTGCCGCAGCCGTCGGAACCTGCCGAAGCCGCACCGCCGCCTGCATCCCCGGCGAGCGAGAGCGCCGCTCTGTTCGTGCAGGCTGCATCCTTTTCCACCGACGACCGTGCCGCCCGGGCGGCAAGCGTCCTGGGCGGAACGGTCGAGCGCTCCGGACGCTATTTCCGTGTGCGAACCGGCCCTTTCGCAAACCGTGGAGAGGCCGAAGCCTCGCTCGCCAAGGTGCGGGCAGCGGGTTATAGCGACGCGCGTATCGTCACAACCGACTGA